TGTGGTGATTAACAAACGCAAATGTAAACAAAGcgcaaaatattcaaaacatgagctttgcaaatgtttcacGAGGAAGGAAATGCAGTAAACATGTTAGTTAGGCCTCGAGGACACATTCAATGCATTTTGGTGATGACATCACTTTTGATTGTTTACAGGAAACCTGTGGAGGACACATTTCACTGAGCAAATCCTGCGGATGATCATCATGTGATACGATCTGGACCGGGTGGTGAAATTAGCTGAttatgattaatcaattaatcatttaaaaactacaaaagtttactggtttcagcttctcaaatgtgaaggtTTGCTGCTTTTGCTACTTTTAAATCACCGCTAACAAGCTCGTCATTTGGATGATCAATTAATCGACTGATTAATCAGGAATGGAAATAGCTGTGGTGCAGGTGGGATGTTAAGGCAAAGGCACCTCTTCATATGTTATCTGCACATAGGGAGGTTTCATTGGCAGATGCCAGTACTCAAAATTGTAGTAGAGGTAGAAGCTCTTGTCCAACACAACCTTTTTATAAGCCTCCAACAGACTGATGGCAAAGTCTGTAAATGACTGGTGCGGTCTGAATGTGTGGTAAAAGTTCCGGATGTCCACTGCCAGATTCTTCAGAGCAGGCTGTCCGAATATGGCGCTGTCGTTGCCGAGGTACGTGGGCTCACCGCTGTACAGGTAGATCTTGGTGTAGTTGGTTTGCGTTCGACTGGACAGTTTGGCTCCGAGCTCTGCTAGTTTCCTGTACGTGCGGTGGACGAACTGGGAGCAGTCGTAAGACTCGAACCACACCGTGGCGTTAGGGCCGGGGTCAGAGCGAACTGTCCATGTCTCGTAATAGATCCCAGTCTCGTTGTCGTCTTGGACCCACTGGGCCATGTCATTGAACTGGTTCCCTATATAGAGAAAAGGAAGCAGTAGGCataagaaaatatcaaaacaaaagaGCATTCCATTGAATTcctccattcatttattttctatatCCAAACCGCTTATTCCTGGGTCATGGGAAGTGTTGTAGTTCTCAGACAGCAATGGGAAAAAGGCATGTGAGCCGCCATAGACAGGTAATTAGTCACACCTCCTGAGATTTATGCTTTGGGCTGTGGATAATTTCCCATATTCCAAAAGAGGCGGTGCTGACAAAGACGAATCATAAAGATTTTTGTGACCCCTCACAGTTACAGCATACCTTTTATATGCAGATGATTTCTAGCATTAGCAGTCATAGCTCTCTCTATACTCTAAACTCTCTACCCTGCCCTCTTTAGAATAGgtcacaaaaatgcaaaaaaaaaaaaaagtttttattgtaTCCCAAATATGAGTAAATTGTCTCACCAGTTATTTCTCCTATTTTCTCCAGGGTGCCATTTTGTGACCAGTGTAAGTCATCGATGCCTTCAAAGAAGCAGGCTGCTCCCTGGTTGCACCAGAAAGGCGCGTACATCTCTGGTCTGAGGTGAGGGAAGGTGCAGTTACCCAGCTGAAACAGCTCATACCACTCCATGGTGTAGTTGGCCCCCGTCTCTGAACTGCTGAACCCAATAGCGTCATGCATGATATGCTGTGAACCAAATGGAAACATTacactgcctctctgtgtgtagaCATGGGGGaagtgtgtgcagctgtgtttctATGACTAAATACAGCCCCACTATATTTAATAACCTTTCCATGTCTGATACCACATATTTAACCATCTACACGCAGCTGCAACACAGTCATCCTCATCTCAATCCCTGAAAATATAATTATCAACAACACAAAAGAATATCTGTCCTAATGATGGCAATTTTATTACATGGAGACTacatttagttttaaatatGTAATCAAATATTTTCACTGACAAAATCTTTCACTGACAGTGATTGATTTTGttcaatttatttaatttatcttaaagtttaaccaaaaccaccaaTAAAATCATTACAATATTCATAAAAATAAGAGACAAGACAATATTTTGGAAATTAAGTTGTATTTGACACATATTTTATTCTGTCCTACAACACacttttttcaaatttttaaaatgactttccTTTTTCCTTAATATACTTTTCTCaatttatgttcattttgttcTATGGTTGTGATctagttttcttcttctcctgtaTGAGTTGTTCTGGGGTAATTTcctattttgtctttaaatgatgtttgcatctgtttttctgttgaagCCACTGCACTTTTTATGAGTCTGATATTTTTGGTGCGTTTGTCAAATCTCATTCccactttttttcttaatccaCAGCTCAATTATTCACTTAACTTCGACTATTCAACAGAAAGTATCTTCAACAGCTTCATTTGACCACACAATAATTTACTGTACTTACAAATTTCCCAAGCAAATCTCCGTACTTGAATTCCCACACAGGTGTTTGCAGTCGATACACTGAGATAACATCGCTGTCTCTCATGTATGGAATTCGTCCATCCTGGTCTCCCGTGGGGCAGAACGGGTAGAGAGCTTCACAGTAAGAATCTGCAGCGGGGCGATGATCGAACCGTCTGGGGGTAACATAAGAAATGCACTACAGACCATGCCAGCACTAAGTTTTATACCACTACAGAGGCCTTTATGCAACATAGCCAGTAGTAAATCACTAGGGTTTCTTATTCAGTTTAGATTTGACCACCTTTAGTAAATCCAGTGTGTTAAAAACAATTCTTCTACATAAAGTACTTGCATAGTGTATAGATATACAATATACACTGGAACTATAGAGTTAATGGGATATACAGCATGTTTGACATAATGATTGCACAATGAGAGCTGTCATCTGTAGAAACACAACCAGGACTGGTTGAAATATCACTGAAGCTAGACTCTaaaactgcagtaaaatgtACACTGATATCTCAGGgacaccttgagggaatttcttcaaatttacCACAAACATCCACTTGGACTCAAGAATGAACTAAAGTTTTGTAGTTTAGCAGTTTGGATAAGTAATTTGGGAAATGTTTATGATTGactttttctgttaaataaagACTGCCCTGTTTCAATCAGAATCATGCTAAAAATCATAAACATAACATACTTCTTGTATAATAAATCTCTAAACTTAAGGTTTCTTACACGCTCATACAGTGAAATGCTGTAGAGTCCAAGGTTTCCAAAGTCACGTGAACGTACCAGCCATTAGATTTGCAGTTTTCATCAGTTTAAGATCTACTGTTACTAGGTCCTTGAATGTGACTGCACACACGTTATGCCTGATATTAACAAAACGTCTAGTTGACAGTTAATTGGACATATGAAACTTAAAGCATGGCTGCGTTGGAGCTAATTTAAACTAGATTCTCGAcgaagacagaaaatgaaaccatCTTCGTGTATTAGGACGCAGCCAATGGAAAACTGCCGACAGGAGCTTTTCCAGCACAGAGTTCCTTGCAGTTTAAACTTTCTCcaaaacagtgagtttatt
This genomic window from Lates calcarifer isolate ASB-BC8 linkage group LG1, TLL_Latcal_v3, whole genome shotgun sequence contains:
- the cln5 gene encoding ceroid-lipofuscinosis neuronal protein 5, with product MIHTEFILCLNLLLFLRVVAQFRNNVQQQWPVPYRRFDHRPAADSYCEALYPFCPTGDQDGRIPYMRDSDVISVYRLQTPVWEFKYGDLLGKFHIMHDAIGFSSSETGANYTMEWYELFQLGNCTFPHLRPEMYAPFWCNQGAACFFEGIDDLHWSQNGTLEKIGEITGNQFNDMAQWVQDDNETGIYYETWTVRSDPGPNATVWFESYDCSQFVHRTYRKLAELGAKLSSRTQTNYTKIYLYSGEPTYLGNDSAIFGQPALKNLAVDIRNFYHTFRPHQSFTDFAISLLEAYKKVVLDKSFYLYYNFEYWHLPMKPPYVQITYEEVPLP